The following coding sequences lie in one Allochromatium vinosum DSM 180 genomic window:
- a CDS encoding DUF2721 domain-containing protein translates to MSLLSFLQPLKPMPPESPITAIAHVIQLSVAPVFLLTGIGAMLGVLTNRLSRIVDRARVVERRIPEDQGSAQAELQALSTRARLVGASIGLCTLTSLLVSTVIALLFLGTFLTFNASLVVAMLFVASMLAFILALLLFLREIFIATAGLRFGRR, encoded by the coding sequence GTGTCTCTGCTCAGCTTTTTACAGCCTCTCAAGCCTATGCCGCCCGAATCTCCTATCACAGCGATTGCACACGTCATCCAGCTCTCGGTTGCTCCCGTTTTCCTGCTCACGGGCATCGGCGCCATGCTGGGCGTCCTGACGAACCGACTGAGCCGTATCGTCGATCGCGCCAGGGTCGTTGAGAGGCGGATCCCAGAGGATCAGGGCAGCGCTCAGGCCGAATTGCAGGCGCTGTCGACACGCGCCAGACTGGTCGGCGCATCCATCGGTCTCTGCACCCTGACCTCGTTATTGGTTTCCACCGTCATCGCGCTTCTCTTCCTTGGAACCTTCTTGACCTTCAATGCCTCGTTGGTCGTGGCCATGCTGTTCGTGGCTTCCATGCTGGCCTTCATCCTGGCCTTGCTGCTGTTTCTCCGTGAGATATTCATCGCCACGGCTGGTTTGCGCTTTGGCCGCAGGTAG
- the folD gene encoding bifunctional methylenetetrahydrofolate dehydrogenase/methenyltetrahydrofolate cyclohydrolase FolD, with protein sequence MSAALLDGKAIAADIQQTIQQRAAAMLSTRGRAPGLAVVLVGQNPASQVYVRNKRRACAEVGFHSELHELPEHTSQAELMALIDRLNADPAIDGILVQLPLPSQLDEAAVTERISPTKDVDGFHPYNVGRLVLRMPLLRPCTPKGVMTMLARTGQSLEGLDAVIIGQSNIVGRPMALELLAARCTVTVCHSRTRDLAEKVRGADILVAAVGRPGFVPGDWVKEGAIVIDVGINRTAEGKLVGDVDFATCAERASWITPVPGGVGPMTIASLLENTLQAAELHAETVP encoded by the coding sequence ATGAGCGCCGCCCTACTCGATGGCAAAGCCATCGCCGCCGACATTCAGCAAACCATCCAACAGCGCGCCGCCGCGATGCTGAGCACGCGCGGCCGGGCGCCGGGGCTGGCCGTGGTGCTGGTGGGCCAGAATCCGGCCTCGCAGGTCTATGTACGCAACAAGCGCCGCGCCTGCGCCGAAGTCGGGTTCCATTCGGAATTGCACGAACTGCCGGAGCACACGTCCCAGGCCGAGTTGATGGCGCTGATCGATCGGCTCAACGCCGATCCGGCCATCGACGGCATCCTGGTCCAACTGCCGCTCCCGTCACAGCTCGACGAGGCGGCTGTCACCGAGCGCATCTCGCCGACCAAGGACGTCGACGGCTTCCACCCCTACAATGTCGGTCGTCTGGTGCTGCGTATGCCCCTGTTGCGTCCCTGCACGCCCAAAGGCGTGATGACGATGCTGGCACGCACCGGGCAGTCACTGGAGGGACTGGACGCCGTCATCATCGGCCAGTCGAACATCGTCGGCCGCCCCATGGCCCTCGAACTGCTCGCGGCGCGCTGCACAGTCACCGTCTGCCACAGCCGGACCCGCGATCTGGCCGAGAAGGTTCGGGGCGCGGACATCCTGGTCGCAGCCGTCGGGCGGCCGGGGTTCGTGCCGGGCGACTGGGTCAAGGAGGGCGCCATCGTGATCGACGTCGGGATCAATCGCACCGCCGAGGGCAAACTCGTCGGCGACGTGGATTTCGCAACCTGCGCTGAGCGTGCATCCTGGATCACGCCGGTGCCGGGCGGGGTCGGTCCGATGACCATCGCCAGTCTGCTGGAGAACACGCTCCAGGCCGCTGAACTGCACGCGGAGACGGTGCCTTGA
- a CDS encoding ferredoxin--NADP reductase, whose protein sequence is MNDWVKARVVGKHRWTEGLYSLQFEAPITDFVAGQYIKVALDIEGERVGRPYSLVNAPGAQPIEIFFNEVPQGPLTPPLSALSPGDTVWLTATASGIFTLETVQPARDLWLLATGTGLGVYLSILRSPDPWRLFERVVLVHGVRQGADLAYSETLDEIAGRYPGRFTRVAAVSRESWPTALSGRITDLLTGGELERHVGLTIDPATSHVMLCGNSAMIKDAKVILEARGLVRHRRQTPGHYTTEQYH, encoded by the coding sequence ATGAACGATTGGGTCAAGGCACGAGTCGTCGGCAAGCATCGCTGGACCGAGGGGCTCTACAGTCTGCAATTCGAGGCGCCCATCACGGATTTCGTGGCGGGTCAGTACATCAAGGTCGCACTCGACATCGAGGGCGAGCGCGTGGGGCGCCCCTACTCGCTGGTCAACGCCCCAGGCGCACAACCGATCGAGATCTTTTTCAACGAGGTTCCGCAGGGGCCGCTGACACCACCGCTCTCGGCGCTGAGTCCGGGTGATACGGTCTGGTTGACCGCGACTGCCAGCGGCATCTTTACACTGGAGACGGTGCAGCCGGCACGGGATCTGTGGCTGCTGGCCACGGGGACGGGGCTTGGAGTCTATCTCTCGATCCTGCGCTCACCCGATCCCTGGCGCCTGTTCGAGCGGGTGGTCCTGGTCCATGGCGTGCGCCAGGGCGCGGATCTGGCCTACAGCGAAACGCTCGACGAGATTGCAGGCCGCTATCCGGGGCGGTTTACGCGCGTAGCCGCCGTCAGTCGCGAATCCTGGCCAACGGCGTTGTCCGGCCGCATCACGGATCTGCTGACCGGCGGCGAGCTGGAACGTCACGTCGGCCTGACCATCGACCCGGCGACCAGCCATGTGATGCTCTGCGGCAACTCGGCCATGATCAAGGATGCCAAGGTCATCCTGGAGGCACGCGGACTGGTGCGGCACCGACGACAGACGCCGGGACATTACACCACCGAGCAGTATCACTGA
- a CDS encoding glutathione peroxidase: MKPSVLLLGLAAMSATAGAETAPCSSLLDLDVRRLAGDEVVNLCDAYQGQVILVVNTASKCGFTSQYEGLEQLYRTYKDRGFVVLGFPSNDFANQEPGSEQEIQKFCRLTYAVEFPMFEKVSVKKGRAAPLFERLAAAGAPYPKWNFYKYLIDRNGNLVDHYISTTKPDSGKVIKAIERLL, from the coding sequence ATGAAACCATCCGTGCTGCTATTGGGGTTGGCGGCCATGAGTGCGACTGCCGGCGCCGAGACCGCCCCGTGCTCGTCCCTGCTCGATCTCGATGTCCGGCGCCTGGCCGGGGACGAGGTCGTCAATCTCTGCGACGCCTATCAGGGGCAGGTGATCCTGGTGGTCAACACCGCCAGCAAATGCGGCTTCACCTCGCAGTACGAGGGGCTGGAGCAGCTCTATCGGACCTATAAGGATCGCGGTTTCGTGGTCCTGGGCTTTCCGTCCAACGACTTTGCCAACCAGGAGCCGGGCAGCGAACAGGAGATCCAGAAATTCTGTCGCCTGACCTATGCGGTCGAGTTTCCGATGTTCGAGAAGGTCAGCGTCAAGAAGGGGCGGGCCGCGCCGCTGTTCGAGAGGCTGGCCGCCGCCGGCGCCCCCTATCCAAAATGGAACTTCTACAAATACCTGATCGACCGCAACGGCAACCTCGTCGATCACTACATCAGCACCACCAAGCCCGACAGCGGCAAGGTCATCAAGGCGATTGAGCGTTTGCTGTGA
- a CDS encoding nickel-dependent hydrogenase large subunit, protein MSERIVVDPITRIEGHLRIEAQMDGATIAQAYSSGTMVRGIETILKGRDPRDAWAFVQRICGVCTLVHGIASVRAVEDALRIELPLNAQLIRNLMIGAQYIHDHVMHFYHLHALDWVDVVSALSADPRATSELAQSISAWPKSSPGYFADTQKRIKTFVESGQLGIFANGYWGHPAYRLPPEANLMAVAHYLEALAWQRDTAKFHAIFGGKNPHPNFVVGGVPSPIDLDSDSALNAKRLAEVRNLIQSMRTFVDQVYVPDTLAIAGFYKDWGERGEGLGNFLCYGDLPTGASLDPATFLFPRGAILDRDLSTIHEVDLEATGEIQEFVNHSWYEYSVGNDRGLHPYEGQTNLEYDRRGGVAPPYKQLDVSDGYSWLKAPRWKGRSVEVGPLARVLMLYATGHDQARELVDSTLSRLDLPVDALYSTLGRTAARALESKILVDAMQGWYDGLIANVKSGDTKTFNETLWEPSSWPSRAQGVGIMEAPRGALGHWIVIEDGRIANYQAVVPSTWNAGPRDGRGQAGAYEAALQDNHQLVDVKQPIEILRTIHSFDPCIACAVHLADPESGESFQVRVV, encoded by the coding sequence ATGAGTGAACGCATCGTCGTCGACCCCATCACCCGCATCGAGGGCCATCTGCGCATCGAGGCCCAGATGGACGGCGCCACCATCGCCCAAGCCTACAGCTCGGGCACCATGGTCCGCGGCATCGAGACCATTCTCAAGGGCCGCGATCCGCGCGATGCCTGGGCCTTCGTCCAGCGCATCTGCGGCGTCTGCACTCTGGTGCACGGCATCGCTTCGGTGCGCGCCGTCGAAGATGCCCTCAGGATCGAGTTGCCGCTCAACGCCCAACTCATCCGCAACCTCATGATCGGTGCGCAGTACATCCACGATCATGTGATGCATTTCTATCATCTGCACGCGCTCGACTGGGTCGATGTGGTCAGCGCCCTGAGCGCCGATCCGAGAGCGACCTCTGAGCTGGCCCAGTCCATCAGCGCCTGGCCGAAGTCTTCGCCCGGCTATTTCGCCGACACTCAGAAACGGATCAAGACCTTTGTCGAATCCGGCCAGCTCGGCATCTTCGCCAATGGCTATTGGGGACATCCGGCCTACAGGCTTCCGCCCGAGGCCAACCTGATGGCGGTCGCGCACTATCTGGAGGCGCTCGCCTGGCAGCGTGACACGGCCAAGTTCCATGCCATCTTCGGCGGCAAGAATCCGCATCCGAACTTCGTCGTCGGCGGCGTCCCGTCACCGATCGATCTGGACTCGGACTCGGCGCTCAACGCCAAGCGGCTGGCCGAGGTCCGGAATCTGATCCAGTCGATGCGCACCTTCGTCGATCAGGTCTATGTGCCCGACACGCTGGCCATCGCCGGGTTCTACAAAGACTGGGGCGAGCGCGGCGAGGGGCTGGGCAACTTCCTCTGCTATGGCGACCTGCCCACGGGCGCGAGTCTGGACCCGGCGACCTTCCTGTTTCCGCGCGGTGCCATCCTCGACCGCGATCTCTCGACCATCCACGAGGTCGACCTGGAGGCCACCGGCGAGATCCAGGAGTTCGTCAACCATTCCTGGTACGAATACAGCGTCGGCAACGATCGCGGACTGCATCCCTACGAGGGGCAAACCAATCTGGAATACGACCGGCGCGGCGGTGTGGCGCCGCCCTACAAGCAACTCGACGTCAGCGACGGCTATTCCTGGCTCAAGGCGCCGCGCTGGAAGGGGCGCTCGGTCGAGGTCGGACCGCTGGCGCGTGTTCTCATGCTCTATGCTACCGGTCACGATCAGGCCCGAGAGCTGGTCGACAGCACGCTCTCCCGGCTCGACCTGCCGGTCGATGCGCTCTATTCGACCCTGGGACGCACGGCGGCGCGCGCCCTGGAGAGCAAGATCCTGGTCGACGCCATGCAGGGCTGGTACGACGGTCTGATCGCCAACGTCAAATCCGGCGACACCAAAACCTTCAACGAGACGCTGTGGGAGCCGTCGAGCTGGCCGAGCCGGGCGCAGGGCGTCGGCATCATGGAGGCTCCGCGCGGCGCGCTCGGGCATTGGATCGTCATCGAAGATGGCCGTATCGCCAACTACCAGGCCGTGGTGCCCTCGACTTGGAACGCCGGACCGCGCGATGGTCGCGGTCAAGCCGGCGCCTACGAGGCCGCGCTCCAGGACAACCATCAGCTCGTCGACGTCAAGCAGCCGATCGAGATCCTGCGCACCATCCATTCGTTCGATCCCTGTATCGCCTGCGCGGTGCATCTGGCCGATCCGGAATCGGGCGAGTCGTTTCAGGTCAGGGTCGTTTAG
- a CDS encoding PGPGW domain-containing protein, protein MFDALLNWIESHQALTLLLAGASVLTFIGSILALPVLVAAMPEDYFLDTKRHQSRLRRFHPLIYLALRILKNVVGWLLVLCGLLMLVLPGQGLLTILVGLVLSDFPGKFRLERRLAGNPSVMAAFNWLRRRAGRPPLRVPAPLAESPDPQHPA, encoded by the coding sequence ATGTTCGACGCGCTCCTGAACTGGATCGAATCCCATCAGGCGCTGACGCTGCTGTTGGCGGGCGCCTCCGTGCTGACCTTCATCGGCTCCATTCTGGCGTTGCCCGTGCTGGTGGCGGCCATGCCCGAGGACTATTTCCTCGATACCAAACGCCACCAGAGCCGTCTACGGCGCTTTCATCCGCTGATCTATCTGGCACTGCGGATCCTGAAGAATGTCGTGGGCTGGCTGCTGGTGCTGTGCGGACTCCTCATGCTGGTGCTCCCCGGTCAGGGACTGCTGACAATCCTGGTCGGGCTGGTGCTCAGCGATTTTCCGGGCAAATTCCGACTCGAACGCCGGCTCGCCGGCAACCCCAGCGTCATGGCGGCCTTCAACTGGCTGCGTCGGCGTGCCGGTCGTCCGCCGCTTCGGGTGCCGGCGCCGCTGGCCGAATCGCCCGATCCCCAGCACCCGGCGTGA